The sequence GCAAAACATGATCGCcgactaaaattaaaataaataaaacaatattgtattttaattaaGTCGGTGCAATCAACTTTGGTTATCCAACTTTGATTTCTACTAACCTATGGCGTCTTGTATCCGCCGGGGAAAACTCTCGTCCacctgaagaaaaaaaatataaatatctccCCCACAAAATTACAACTTACGTTTAGCTCAGACTGAAAACTCTCGACACGTCCACCATTGCACATGCAGACCTACCTctcaagaaaaataataataattaaacttcTCTGTATATGTCCGTTTATAATCCAACATCTATATAAAGGGCTCTCAGTTTAACATAAGTTGGTGTAAGTACGGACAATAACCTTAATCACGTAATAATAAACTAAAGTCCATAACTCGAAATCTGATGATGGACTAAAGAAGCAAAATGGTTGAAGTCGAAGAATTAGAACCACTTAGTCCCGTTGAAGACGGAgacgaaggagaagaagaagaagaggaagacatAAGCTACGATGACCTCAAAAGACGAATGTGGAAAGACCAAAACCTCATGGAGAAGCTCAAGCAGCAGAAACGAGACAACACCGACGTCGTTTCGCTTCCAACGCACCGAGCCGAAGCTTCACGTCGCAAGAAGATGGCTCGTTCGCAAGACTCGGTGTTGAAGTACATGATGAAGATCATGGAGGTTTGCAAAGCGAAAGGGTTTGTCTACGGTATCGTACCGGAAAAGGGTAAACCGATAACCGGTTCTTCCGATAGTTTAAGACGTTGGTGGAAAGAAAACGTTGATTTCGACCAAAACGCTCCAAACGCTGTCGCTGGTTACTTAACACTCGCGGCTGCTGCGGCTGAGCTGATCGAGAAGGAGCCATCGAGTTTATTACACATGTTACAAGAGTTACAAGACACGACTCTAGGCTCGTTGTTATCGGCGTTAATGCAACACTGCGCGCCGCCGCAACGACGGTTTCCGTTAGAGAAAGGCATCGCGCCTCCGTGGTGGCCGACGGGGACGGAGCTTTGGTGGGGAGAGCAAGGAGCGGCTCACGAGCAGGGCGTGCCGCCGTATCGTAAGCCGCACGATTTGAGGAAGTCTTGGAAAGTTAGCGTTCTCGCGGCTGTGATCAAACACATGTCGCCTAACTTGGGAAGAGTGAGACGTCTCGCGAGACAATCCAAATGTTTACAagataagatgatggctaaggAGACTGATACTTGGTCTCGCGTATTAAACCAAGAAGAGGCTCTTCTAAATATCAAAGACCTCAAGATCTCGGAGGATCAAGAAGCTTCCGGGTCCAAGACCAAGAGAAAAGGTGATAATATTATAGAACCGTCTAAGAGTGTTTACACTTGCCAAAATTCGAGCTGTCCGAAGAGTGATGCGAGTCTTGGATTCATGGACAAGAACTCGAGAACGGGCCATGAGATCCAGTGTCTCTACGGGTCTTCGAGCCAGAGCACGGGAGAGACAAGCTCCGTGCTCGAAACAGCACCAAGTATTGGTACTAATACGACTAGTGAAGATGATTATAGTGCGAGCTCGAGCGCAATGGGCAAGCGAGATCATGATGATCATAGCAATTGGTTGGATTATTTATGGTACGAGAGGATGCAACAAGAGTTTAATTTCTCTAGGAGATTAGAAGATGTTGATGATGATACTGCGGTGGACTTGAACCAACTACTGGAATCAGATCAGTCGTCTGACAATGTGGACCACAATAATTTTTCAGTTTGGGATATGGGTTGTGAAGACAAAGACATATATATGTTCGATTATTAATAAACTTGTCACTAAAGATTAAGTCTCTAGTGTGCTTTACAAGTACCCCAGTCAAAACATTTATGCACTTGTACTCCTTAGTTACATCTATCCACCAAATACAATAGAATAGTTCCTAGATCTAGTTTTTCATAAGCAATAATAACCTTTTAAATTATTGGTTATTGAATCACTAGttcaactttttttgtctctccCTCCACTCATTACCAATTAAATTTGAGATGTAGCATATGATTCTTAAAACATTAAGTCGGCTCAAATATTCAGTGAAGTTTCTGAAGAAGCTAAATTACTTAAGAGCCCTATATAAGTATATtaataacataattttaaaattgactTTTTTCTTCACGACATGAGAAAATCAGAAATAAAATGTAAGATTGCagatactttattttatatagtttcttAGATGTGTCTTAAACAAGCTTTAGAGACTGAAGAACAACATTAcgcaaacaaaacaaacaaaacgcTTTTGTTTTGTCAAGAAGAAAATATAAGGTGAGTAAAATGACTCAAATAGCCCGGGAATCACCATCGGCGAGGTAGTATCTGCGGAGAGCGGCGCAACCACGGAGTGGTTCGTCCCGGAAGAAGCCCATGGCGTTGGCAAAGTGGCGAGTAGAGGCGGCACCGTTGGAGCGCGTGAGGATCACAGTGGCCGTGCTACGGCCAGGATCGGGCACTTGGCATTTGCGGAGGGGACTATGGACGAGCTCCGCAAAACATTGCTGGTCTTGTCGGTCTCCTTTGACGGCGACCTTGTAGATTCCTCTGTGTCCCGTCACCGCCTCACCAACTACATCCTGTTTCAATGTCACTCTGTCTTTGCACAATATCCTCACTCTTGCCCCTATTATTcaaatagatatattatgtcTAGGAGgttgatgaaaaaaaattgtctaggagaaaacaaaaacaaaaacaaaattatatcgtaccaattattatattttaccaattttttttataataacagAACAATATTTGTAGTCTTTTTTCTTACATCAAAGCAAAATGTTTCACctgtattaaaaataaaactatttattctgaatatgtatatatgaaaatgctaagaacctttacaaaaaaaatgctaAAAACTTGTGAAGATTGAAATCATTCCACTATTGTGTTATTCTGCATGTTACTAACCAGatccaaataattaaattacaaTGTCTATGCAAATATAAATACCAACCGGTGATATATTTTGTGGCGACTGTCTCGAATCCAAAGCGGCAAGTGTCGCAGTAAACACTTCCTTCAATGTGGAATGGCGTTCCAATCGCCATGGCCGCAAGTGGTAGTAGCGAAACACACAACACAGCGATCAGAGGTACAGATGATCTAGCCATCTCCATAAACAAGTTAAGAACGATACTATTAATCTGGCGAAGGGGTTTTGTAATAATGTGCAAACTAtataatctctatatatataagaaggATACTGAAGGCCACATGTGGTAAAGAATGGTGTAAGTGTATAGCATCTTGTGCAAATTAAAAAGGCTTGCTTAGTGTCGGCTGGATCCACTTGCGGCTCCTACTCCGCAGTACACGGCGAGAGATTTTGTGTTGCCTTCTCCACAAGTCAACTCATACGGTTGTTGTTAATTCTTATATACGTTTCGgattatagtttttttacttCTGTAATTATTCGCCATTACTATCTAACAAAACTGCTAAGACTAGTATGAAAATCGTCCACTTTTATAAGACCAACTAAAAATCTCGTCATATTGGTTGGACTCAAAATACTACTCTTTCATATAATAgtgtcaaaaaataaaataaaatcatacaaTATATCTTGTATCGTTATTAAGAAATGCGTACAGCTTAATTTAATAGAGTGATGAAATTGCTGGTTTGCTTCAGCCCGACCCACAACGTGCGCGTTTCCCCTTTACGTAAGAGTGCATTTTAACACTAACGATGTTGATCCAAGATTCAATATATTATACTATAAGATTACGGTAGCCTAGTAAGTTggttatgtatataatatataactaatttaagTTTAATAAGATCAACATGAGGGCATTAATGTCAACTGGCCCGTGGCGTCTGAAACTCTTGATGTAAATTAAATACAGTTTTGACTTTTACCCGTACCATATAAACAAACCTTTTAGACttttagtatttagaagttGAACGTAAGTCATGTTAATGTTGGTTACTAGTACGCATGCAATTTCCGAAGTTCGGAATCACTTGGGACTCGATTTTGACCAGATATGTGATAATGTGAATAAAAAATGGATTGTGTAATCAGTTTTAGATTGTCCAACTGATTCAGCTGATGTAATAGAACGACTTTTAGAATACATGTTAAcatatactctctctgttttttaatgttacatattctaattgtttcacacattttaataaaacacattaaatttgtataattttttgtgtttatttttgttctataattttaaaccactaaaaatttagtaagtgtaattaaattttttgaaatttgcaattagttaataaaatatgttttgaaaatataaaaatgattttttttaaaacaaattttttttctagaatatgtaatattaaaaaacagATGGAAAATATGTTATCTACTTATAAATGTGGACtatctaagagcatctccaaaggcactctattttttcctctataatttacactaaaatagagtaactctattatagagttaaatttgctccaatggttcactctataatagagttactctataatagagtgaaatatagagtaatcatatttttttactccaaatatagagtgaaaaaacaagaatactctatattttactctattatagagtaactcttatagagtgaaccattggagcaaattcaactctacaatagagttactctattttagagtgaaatatagaggaaaTTATAGAGTGTGATTGGAGATGATCTAAGAGATCAGTTCGTGGATGAAGGCAGTAAATATACTGGAAGAAAACCTTCCGTCTTGAAGAGATAAGTCGGTCGCATACGACCAACTGCAATGAATATTAAGAACTCGGCCTACTGGGCCAGCTGTAACCGACGCAGGCCCATAGAAACCCATGACAATGCGCGCTTTAGATAGATACAAAGTTAATTGgcgtaaacacacaaaaaaggCAAAGATGGCCACGTCTCTCTCTACTGCAAATAAGGTAGTTCTTCTGTCTTCACCATGAAGCAAACACGAGTTTTGACAGAAgagacgaacacacacagacaaacaCAATCTTTTGACAGAAGAGACTAACACACACAA is a genomic window of Brassica napus cultivar Da-Ae chromosome A2, Da-Ae, whole genome shotgun sequence containing:
- the LOC106418127 gene encoding putative ETHYLENE INSENSITIVE 3-like 4 protein, which codes for MVEVEELEPLSPVEDGDEGEEEEEEDISYDDLKRRMWKDQNLMEKLKQQKRDNTDVVSLPTHRAEASRRKKMARSQDSVLKYMMKIMEVCKAKGFVYGIVPEKGKPITGSSDSLRRWWKENVDFDQNAPNAVAGYLTLAAAAAELIEKEPSSLLHMLQELQDTTLGSLLSALMQHCAPPQRRFPLEKGIAPPWWPTGTELWWGEQGAAHEQGVPPYRKPHDLRKSWKVSVLAAVIKHMSPNLGRVRRLARQSKCLQDKMMAKETDTWSRVLNQEEALLNIKDLKISEDQEASGSKTKRKGDNIIEPSKSVYTCQNSSCPKSDASLGFMDKNSRTGHEIQCLYGSSSQSTGETSSVLETAPSIGTNTTSEDDYSASSSAMGKRDHDDHSNWLDYLWYERMQQEFNFSRRLEDVDDDTAVDLNQLLESDQSSDNVDHNNFSVWDMGCEDKDIYMFDY
- the LOC106417905 gene encoding protein DOWNSTREAM OF FLC-like, coding for MEMARSSVPLIAVLCVSLLPLAAMAIGTPFHIEGSVYCDTCRFGFETVATKYITGARVRILCKDRVTLKQDVVGEAVTGHRGIYKVAVKGDRQDQQCFAELVHSPLRKCQVPDPGRSTATVILTRSNGAASTRHFANAMGFFRDEPLRGCAALRRYYLADGDSRAI